A window of the Thalassospira indica genome harbors these coding sequences:
- a CDS encoding alpha/beta fold hydrolase — translation MADFREHFVKCCGYEVHVRAWGDPANRPLLMMHGLARLADDFDHVAPHFTDKYYVLCPSMIGRGFSGWASDPDAEYTVPFYVAQMFELLDHFNIDTCDWIGTSMGGLIGLYATTEVAGRIERLVLNDIGPELDPVAVARIKSYVGASPEFETIDEVEQLVRLVYASFGVADDATWAFLASRSVRRLPNGNFMMHYDPQVMRVFAEHIDKFDAWAEFEALPCPVMLISGEQSDLIPKSIVDKMKQKKPQMPVFAVANCGHAPHLNNKAQIDAIRDFLSTSTS, via the coding sequence ATGGCCGATTTTCGCGAACATTTCGTCAAATGCTGTGGCTATGAAGTCCATGTCAGGGCATGGGGCGATCCGGCCAATCGGCCGCTTCTGATGATGCACGGGCTGGCACGTCTGGCCGATGATTTTGACCATGTCGCGCCGCATTTCACCGACAAATACTATGTTCTTTGCCCATCAATGATCGGGCGGGGATTTTCCGGCTGGGCCAGCGATCCAGACGCGGAATATACTGTGCCCTTCTATGTTGCGCAGATGTTTGAACTGCTTGATCATTTCAACATCGATACCTGCGACTGGATTGGTACATCCATGGGCGGTCTGATTGGTCTTTATGCCACAACCGAAGTTGCCGGACGCATCGAACGGCTGGTGCTTAATGACATTGGCCCCGAACTTGATCCTGTTGCGGTTGCGCGTATCAAATCCTATGTCGGGGCGTCCCCGGAATTTGAAACCATCGACGAGGTCGAACAGCTTGTTCGGCTGGTTTATGCATCCTTCGGGGTGGCCGATGATGCGACATGGGCCTTTTTGGCATCACGTTCCGTACGTCGCCTGCCCAATGGCAATTTCATGATGCATTACGACCCGCAAGTGATGCGGGTTTTCGCCGAACATATTGATAAATTTGATGCTTGGGCCGAATTTGAAGCCCTGCCCTGCCCGGTTATGCTGATCAGCGGCGAACAGTCCGATCTGATTCCGAAATCCATCGTCGATAAAATGAAACAGAAAAAACCACAAATGCCGGTTTTTGCAGTGGCGAACTGCGGGCACGCACCCCACTTAAATAATAAAGCGCAAATCGACGCAATTCGGGACTTTCTGAGCACGAGCACATCCTGA
- a CDS encoding SDR family oxidoreductase: MNTQSGTVLITGATSGIGRELLGIYHAQGFNVIAHGRSEVKLHDLKDHYPGVQTVCADLAHPASVDAMMADILRDVPRLDLVINNAAVQERGVLTDVEFSASLADREIAINLQAPIRICHAVIKAWTEQEGHTGTPQRTGVWSRIVNVSSGLAFFPKTGSAIYCASKAALHSFSQSLRYQLVAADLPIAISEVFLPVVDTPMTASRDIAKIPAQQAALAIHDGILAGQDEIYVGMARLIPVVARLSPSLMKSILRKG, translated from the coding sequence ATGAACACACAATCAGGAACTGTCCTTATTACCGGGGCAACATCGGGAATCGGACGCGAATTGCTGGGCATTTATCATGCGCAGGGTTTTAACGTGATCGCGCATGGCCGGTCCGAGGTGAAGCTTCATGACCTAAAAGACCACTATCCGGGTGTGCAAACCGTGTGTGCCGATCTGGCGCATCCTGCATCCGTTGATGCGATGATGGCCGATATTTTGCGCGATGTTCCACGCCTTGACCTTGTGATCAATAACGCCGCCGTGCAGGAAAGGGGCGTTTTGACCGATGTGGAATTCAGCGCGTCTCTGGCGGATCGGGAAATTGCGATTAACCTGCAGGCGCCCATCCGCATATGTCATGCGGTGATCAAGGCGTGGACAGAACAGGAGGGCCATACCGGCACACCGCAACGGACCGGGGTCTGGAGTCGCATCGTCAATGTGTCTTCCGGGCTGGCCTTTTTCCCCAAGACGGGTAGTGCGATTTATTGCGCCAGCAAAGCTGCGCTTCACAGCTTTTCCCAAAGTCTGCGTTACCAGCTTGTTGCCGCAGACCTGCCGATTGCCATCAGCGAGGTGTTCTTGCCGGTGGTCGACACCCCCATGACCGCAAGCCGCGACATTGCCAAGATCCCCGCACAGCAGGCCGCCCTTGCCATCCATGACGGCATTCTTGCCGGGCAGGATGAAATCTATGTCGGCATGGCGCGGTTGATCCCGGTTGTCGCCCGGTTGTCGCCGTCCCTGATGAAATCGATTTTGCGCAAGGGGTAG
- a CDS encoding squalene/phytoene synthase family protein, with translation MSHSLPPEHAVLGPPFDACNELAAAKNANLYRAAMRLSPERQRFFLAAYASMRVIDDIVDDGFLELPDAERDAQREFVLQTIHQWQAQVIASKADLDNPLPENGPLSSEVYQALRLTLGRSDLPADPWIELADALHRDIAEEPMDEWEDFIAYCEGATAAPASIFVYLLSARYDAEIGYTSPLTNPPLYHARDMAIFCYIIHILRDLPEDIKGPDRLVTIPSEVLIAADITLGEIRNAIGQGKYGDLDYLGKILLEHAWEHFETGQARSGELLSVLDTDEADTLSRLFTVYIELGGAMMENGYAGFLTERDEIMQSTAQNSLPDVKKD, from the coding sequence ATGAGCCATTCGCTCCCTCCTGAACACGCTGTACTTGGACCACCATTCGATGCCTGCAATGAACTGGCAGCCGCAAAGAATGCCAATCTGTATCGTGCCGCAATGCGCCTTTCGCCCGAACGGCAGCGTTTCTTTCTGGCAGCCTATGCCTCGATGCGTGTGATCGACGATATCGTCGATGACGGGTTCCTTGAACTTCCCGATGCCGAGCGCGATGCCCAACGCGAATTTGTCCTGCAAACCATTCATCAATGGCAAGCACAGGTCATCGCCTCCAAGGCAGATCTGGATAATCCTCTGCCCGAAAACGGCCCTTTGTCGTCTGAGGTCTATCAGGCCCTGCGCCTGACCTTGGGACGCAGCGACCTTCCCGCAGATCCATGGATCGAACTGGCTGACGCGCTTCATCGTGACATCGCCGAAGAACCGATGGACGAATGGGAAGATTTTATCGCCTATTGCGAAGGTGCAACCGCGGCACCGGCATCAATTTTTGTTTATCTGTTGTCGGCCCGTTATGACGCAGAGATCGGCTATACCTCGCCACTGACCAACCCGCCGCTCTATCACGCACGGGACATGGCGATCTTTTGCTATATCATCCACATCCTGCGCGACCTGCCCGAAGACATCAAAGGCCCCGACCGCCTTGTCACCATCCCCTCGGAAGTCCTGATCGCTGCCGACATCACCCTTGGTGAAATCCGCAATGCCATCGGCCAGGGCAAATATGGTGATCTCGATTATCTCGGTAAAATCCTGCTCGAACATGCCTGGGAGCATTTCGAAACCGGGCAAGCCAGATCGGGTGAGTTGTTGTCGGTTCTGGACACGGACGAGGCCGATACCTTATCGCGTCTGTTCACAGTCTATATCGAACTGGGCGGAGCCATGATGGAAAACGGCTATGCGGGGTTCCTGACCGAACGCGATGAAATCATGCAAAGCACGGCCCAGAACAGCCTGCCTGACGTCAAAAAGGACTAG
- a CDS encoding TVP38/TMEM64 family protein, whose protein sequence is MKDLLKTGLVLATCFAATFGILIATGLLQRDDVVRWLEYAEQIDAWLVATIVISLLVADLFIAVPTMTVTVLAGYFLGPLGGALAAGTGMITAGAMGYRISTKFGRSVLRRIISDEERLGEMEEVFSRYGLVVLMICRAMPILPEVSCCLAGVTRMRFVKFGFGYLIGTVPYVIVCAWLGAQSSAADPMPAIWGAATVSVVMWLCWFFLIRHHRRSHRRV, encoded by the coding sequence ATGAAAGATCTTCTGAAAACCGGACTGGTGCTTGCGACCTGCTTTGCGGCGACCTTCGGGATATTGATCGCAACCGGGCTTTTGCAACGCGATGATGTCGTGCGTTGGCTGGAATATGCCGAGCAAATTGATGCGTGGCTTGTCGCGACGATTGTCATTTCGCTTTTGGTGGCGGATTTGTTCATTGCTGTGCCGACGATGACGGTTACCGTGTTGGCGGGATATTTTCTGGGGCCGCTTGGCGGCGCATTGGCAGCGGGAACCGGAATGATCACCGCTGGTGCGATGGGATATCGGATCAGCACGAAATTTGGCCGTTCGGTTCTGCGTCGAATCATTTCCGATGAAGAACGTCTAGGCGAGATGGAGGAGGTCTTTTCACGCTATGGCCTGGTAGTCTTGATGATTTGCCGTGCAATGCCGATCCTGCCCGAAGTGTCATGCTGTCTGGCCGGCGTGACCCGGATGCGATTTGTGAAGTTCGGCTTTGGCTATCTGATCGGCACGGTTCCATACGTGATCGTGTGTGCCTGGCTCGGCGCGCAAAGTTCGGCCGCTGATCCGATGCCCGCCATTTGGGGGGCTGCGACAGTTTCGGTTGTCATGTGGTTATGCTGGTTTTTCCTGATCCGTCATCACAGACGGTCGCATCGCCGGGTTTGA
- the ccoN gene encoding cytochrome-c oxidase, cbb3-type subunit I: MAQAASPSVAVNYNMDVVRWAALATVFWGVVGFLVGDVIAWQLAFPVLNFDTEFLNFGRLRPLHTSAVIFAFGGNALLATSFYVVQRTCRAPLYGGRALPAFVFWGYQLFIVMAAIGYVTGVTQGREYAEPEWFVDIWITIVWVCYLAMFVGTLLKRTEPHIYVANWFYLAFIVTIAMLHLGNNLAIPVSFMGTKSYSMFSGVQDALTQWWYGHNAVGFFLTAGFLGMMYYFIPKRAERPVYSYRLSIIHFWALIFLYIWAGPHHLHYTALPDWAQTLGMTFSIMLWMPSWGGMINGLMTLSGAWDKLRTDPVLRFMVAAVGFYGMSTFEGPVMSIKAVNGLSHYTDWTIGHVHSGALGWVAFVSFGAIYFLIPVLWHRERLYSMRLVAHHFWLGTIGIVLYITSMWVSGIMQGLMWRAYDDLGFLQYSFIETVEAMHPYYIIRATGGLLFLLGSLLMVWNIYKTIKGDLRNEAPIGTPAPVAAE; this comes from the coding sequence ATGGCACAGGCAGCATCGCCTTCAGTTGCTGTCAATTATAATATGGACGTTGTGCGCTGGGCCGCACTTGCGACCGTATTTTGGGGAGTAGTCGGATTTTTGGTGGGCGATGTCATTGCATGGCAGCTCGCATTTCCGGTTCTCAATTTTGATACAGAATTTCTGAACTTCGGACGCCTGCGTCCGCTGCACACCTCGGCAGTGATCTTTGCCTTTGGCGGTAACGCGCTTCTGGCAACGTCATTCTATGTCGTGCAGCGTACCTGCCGCGCACCGCTTTATGGCGGCCGCGCACTTCCGGCGTTCGTGTTCTGGGGGTACCAGCTGTTCATCGTGATGGCAGCCATCGGTTATGTTACCGGTGTGACCCAGGGTCGTGAATATGCCGAACCGGAATGGTTCGTTGATATCTGGATCACGATCGTCTGGGTTTGCTATCTGGCAATGTTTGTCGGCACCCTTTTGAAACGTACCGAGCCGCACATTTACGTCGCGAACTGGTTCTATCTGGCCTTTATCGTGACCATTGCGATGCTCCATCTTGGCAACAACCTTGCCATTCCGGTCTCGTTCATGGGCACGAAGTCCTATTCGATGTTCTCTGGCGTGCAGGATGCATTGACCCAGTGGTGGTACGGCCATAACGCTGTGGGCTTCTTCCTGACGGCTGGCTTCCTCGGCATGATGTACTACTTCATTCCGAAACGTGCCGAACGTCCGGTTTATTCCTATCGCCTGTCGATCATCCACTTCTGGGCGCTGATCTTCCTGTATATCTGGGCTGGTCCGCACCACCTGCATTACACCGCACTTCCTGACTGGGCACAGACCCTTGGCATGACCTTCTCGATCATGCTGTGGATGCCGTCATGGGGCGGGATGATCAACGGTCTGATGACGCTTTCGGGCGCTTGGGACAAACTGCGCACTGACCCGGTTCTGCGCTTCATGGTCGCGGCTGTCGGTTTCTACGGCATGTCGACCTTCGAAGGCCCGGTCATGTCGATCAAGGCGGTCAACGGCCTGTCGCACTATACCGACTGGACCATTGGTCACGTGCATTCCGGTGCGCTTGGCTGGGTTGCCTTCGTATCGTTCGGTGCGATCTACTTCCTGATCCCGGTCCTTTGGCACCGTGAACGCCTGTATTCGATGCGCCTTGTGGCTCATCACTTCTGGCTCGGCACCATCGGGATCGTTCTTTACATCACCTCGATGTGGGTTTCGGGGATCATGCAGGGTCTGATGTGGCGCGCCTATGACGACCTTGGCTTCTTGCAGTATTCCTTCATCGAAACTGTCGAGGCAATGCATCCCTACTACATCATTCGTGCAACCGGTGGCCTGCTGTTCTTGCTGGGTTCGCTGCTGATGGTCTGGAACATCTACAAGACCATCAAGGGTGACCTCCGTAACGAAGCACCAATCGGCACACCTGCACCCGTTGCAGCCGAATAA
- the dapF gene encoding diaminopimelate epimerase: protein MNGIPFVKMHGLGNDFVVFDGRRDPAVLDLDDATAARIADRKTGVGCDQLIVIEPARDDLADAFMRIRNNDGGEVQACGNATRCVANIVMGELGRKDVIIETVVGLLDANGLADGRVTVDMGQVKLDWRDIPLSDAVDTNHIPLSLGPLSDAVAVNVGNPHGVFFVDDVESIDIEKFGPVLEHHEMFPERANIEVCSIIDENKIRMRVWERGVGVTRACGTGACAAGVAAARRGLTGRKVEVILDGGPLTIEWLPDDHVLMTGPVATSFSGFLHASLLGNH from the coding sequence ATGAACGGTATTCCTTTTGTCAAAATGCATGGTTTGGGAAATGATTTCGTTGTCTTTGACGGACGACGCGATCCTGCTGTGCTTGATCTTGATGACGCGACCGCTGCCCGTATTGCCGATCGCAAAACCGGGGTCGGTTGCGATCAGTTGATCGTCATCGAACCGGCCCGCGATGATCTGGCAGATGCCTTTATGCGCATCCGTAACAATGATGGCGGCGAGGTACAGGCGTGTGGCAATGCGACCCGCTGCGTGGCCAATATCGTCATGGGCGAACTTGGCCGCAAAGACGTGATCATTGAAACCGTTGTCGGTTTGCTGGATGCCAATGGCTTGGCCGATGGCCGTGTCACGGTTGATATGGGGCAGGTCAAACTGGACTGGCGTGATATTCCGCTGTCCGATGCGGTCGATACCAACCACATTCCGCTTTCACTCGGCCCGCTTTCAGATGCGGTGGCTGTCAATGTTGGCAACCCGCATGGTGTTTTCTTTGTTGATGATGTCGAGTCCATTGATATCGAGAAATTCGGTCCGGTGCTTGAACATCATGAAATGTTCCCGGAACGCGCCAATATCGAAGTTTGCAGCATCATTGATGAAAACAAGATCCGGATGCGTGTTTGGGAACGCGGTGTCGGCGTAACCCGTGCGTGCGGGACTGGCGCCTGTGCGGCTGGTGTTGCGGCGGCACGTCGTGGCCTGACCGGTCGCAAGGTCGAAGTGATCCTTGATGGCGGGCCACTGACCATTGAATGGCTGCCCGATGATCATGTGTTGATGACCGGCCCGGTCGCGACCAGTTTTTCTGGCTTTTTGCATGCGTCCCTTCTAGGAAACCACTGA
- the ccoO gene encoding cytochrome-c oxidase, cbb3-type subunit II, with amino-acid sequence MLLKKHHIVEKNVFFLILGIFLTIIIGGIVEIVPLFTMEQTIEKVEGVRPYSPLEQAGRNIYLREGCYNCHSQQIRPFRDEVERYGHYSLAAESMYDHPFQWGSKRTGPDLARVGGKYSNAWHVAHLIDPRAVVPESIMPGYPFLAERKLNFDDAQAHLETLKMVGVPYTDEMIEAAKADLYLQASEDAAYDDDFLARYPNAATGDFDGNPAELTEMDALVAYLQVLGRMVDFTTYNPQMNLR; translated from the coding sequence ATGCTTCTTAAAAAACACCATATCGTAGAAAAGAACGTCTTCTTTCTGATCCTTGGTATTTTCCTGACCATCATCATCGGCGGTATCGTTGAAATTGTACCGTTGTTCACGATGGAGCAGACCATTGAGAAAGTGGAAGGTGTCCGTCCCTATTCGCCACTCGAACAGGCCGGTCGTAACATCTATCTCCGCGAAGGTTGCTATAACTGCCATTCCCAGCAGATCCGTCCGTTCCGTGACGAGGTCGAACGTTATGGCCATTACAGCCTTGCAGCAGAATCGATGTATGACCATCCGTTCCAGTGGGGGTCAAAACGAACCGGTCCGGATCTGGCACGTGTCGGCGGAAAATATTCCAACGCATGGCATGTGGCCCACCTGATTGACCCGCGCGCTGTTGTGCCGGAATCGATCATGCCGGGTTATCCGTTCCTGGCGGAACGCAAACTGAATTTCGACGACGCTCAGGCACATCTCGAAACCCTCAAGATGGTAGGTGTCCCCTATACAGACGAGATGATCGAGGCAGCCAAGGCAGACCTGTATCTGCAGGCCAGCGAGGATGCGGCCTATGACGATGATTTCCTCGCGCGCTATCCGAATGCGGCAACAGGTGACTTTGACGGCAACCCGGCAGAATTGACCGAAATGGATGCGCTTGTTGCGTACCTGCAGGTCCTGGGCCGGATGGTCGACTTCACCACCTACAACCCGCAGATGAACCTGCGCTAA
- the ccoP gene encoding cytochrome-c oxidase, cbb3-type subunit III yields the protein MSTKVEKDQVSGTDTTGHEWDGIKELNTPLPSWWVYVFWITVIWSVGYWVVYPSWPTANDYLKGMFGTTNRTELHETMASVAAERAPYMERLAALDVSEIANDSELLNFSMAGGKAVFADNCAPCHGTGGSGNPGFPSLQDDAWLWGGTLEAINETLHVGVRWDANEDTRFNDMPAFGRDELLERDQIEDVVQYVLSFTDRATDAAAADRGAVVFEENCASCHGDDAKGVQDLGAPNLTDAIWLYGGSKETITETVMNSRRGVMPAWEGRLDEETIKMLTVYVHSLGGGQ from the coding sequence ATGTCGACAAAAGTCGAGAAAGATCAGGTATCTGGCACAGATACCACCGGTCATGAATGGGATGGCATCAAGGAACTGAATACCCCGCTGCCATCCTGGTGGGTCTATGTCTTCTGGATCACCGTCATCTGGTCTGTTGGTTATTGGGTGGTTTACCCGTCCTGGCCGACTGCCAATGACTACCTCAAAGGTATGTTTGGCACCACCAACCGTACCGAACTGCACGAAACCATGGCCAGTGTTGCGGCCGAACGTGCACCTTACATGGAACGTCTGGCTGCCCTGGATGTATCGGAAATCGCCAATGACAGCGAACTTCTGAACTTCTCCATGGCTGGTGGCAAGGCCGTTTTCGCCGATAACTGCGCACCGTGCCATGGCACCGGTGGTTCGGGTAACCCGGGCTTCCCGTCGCTTCAGGACGATGCCTGGCTTTGGGGTGGGACGCTTGAGGCGATCAACGAAACGCTGCATGTTGGCGTGCGTTGGGATGCCAATGAAGATACCCGCTTCAATGATATGCCGGCATTTGGGCGTGACGAACTGCTTGAACGCGACCAGATCGAAGATGTGGTTCAATATGTTCTGTCCTTCACGGACCGTGCAACTGACGCCGCTGCGGCCGATCGCGGTGCGGTCGTTTTTGAGGAAAACTGCGCTTCTTGCCACGGTGACGATGCCAAAGGCGTTCAGGATCTCGGTGCACCGAACCTGACGGATGCCATCTGGCTTTATGGTGGTTCGAAAGAAACCATCACCGAAACGGTCATGAATTCCCGTCGCGGCGTCATGCCGGCATGGGAAGGCCGTCTGGACGAAGAAACCATCAAAATGCTGACGGTTTATGTCCACTCGCTCGGTGGCGGCCAGTAA
- a CDS encoding Crp/Fnr family transcriptional regulator has product MNIYDLIEQLRADPDLAPKIRTTTHAKGSQIIKQGEVCRDVIFLRKGLAQMSYVTFEGKEWIKSFFAENAIMGARRCQILGEPSHFAITCLEDCEITAVPYDGLRKLAARSPDLMAIFFDFNEQVSMRKEKREYEFLCLSAQDRYQGFLEDYAHIVPRLSQAQIASFIGITPIALSRIRKRINQAESRGVVGAQ; this is encoded by the coding sequence ATGAACATTTACGATTTGATCGAACAGCTCAGGGCTGATCCGGATCTGGCACCAAAGATACGGACCACAACCCATGCCAAAGGCAGCCAGATCATCAAACAGGGTGAGGTTTGCAGGGATGTGATTTTTCTGCGCAAAGGCCTTGCACAGATGTCCTATGTCACATTCGAGGGCAAGGAATGGATCAAAAGCTTCTTTGCGGAAAATGCGATCATGGGAGCAAGGCGCTGCCAGATCCTGGGCGAGCCGAGCCACTTTGCCATCACATGTCTTGAGGACTGCGAAATTACAGCCGTGCCCTATGACGGCTTGCGCAAACTTGCCGCGCGTTCACCAGACCTGATGGCGATCTTTTTTGATTTCAACGAACAGGTCAGCATGCGCAAGGAAAAGCGCGAATACGAATTCCTGTGCCTGTCCGCCCAGGATCGATATCAGGGGTTTCTTGAAGATTACGCCCATATTGTCCCGCGCCTGTCTCAGGCACAGATCGCAAGCTTTATCGGCATTACGCCAATCGCACTGTCGCGCATCCGAAAAAGGATAAATCAGGCAGAAAGTCGCGGGGTTGTCGGCGCACAATAG
- a CDS encoding phosphoglycerate kinase, protein MADFNTLDGVNVAGKRVLLRADLNVPMKDGVVGDTTRIDRTVPGLIELADAGAKLVVITHFGRPKGARVPEMSLKPVADALAKQIGRPVKFADDCIGDAAASVVNSLKDGEIALLENLRYHAEEEKNDPAFVAELAKLGDMYVNDAFSCAHRAHASTEGLARALPAYAGRLMQAELEALGNALEAPKHPVMAIVGGAKISTKLDLLGNLVAKVDQLVIGGGMANTFLAAKGVNVGKSLCEHDLLDTAREIFKKAEAANCEIVLPVDGLVAKEFAANAPHDVCDINDVAADGMILDAGPATIEDLNKRLETCETLVWNGPLGAFEITPFDTATVSVAQHAAELTKAGKLLSVAGGGDTVAALRHADSDQAFSYVSTAGGAFLEWLEGKTLPGVAALRAG, encoded by the coding sequence ATGGCTGACTTCAATACGCTTGACGGTGTCAATGTCGCTGGCAAGCGCGTTTTGCTGCGCGCTGATCTTAACGTTCCGATGAAGGATGGGGTTGTTGGCGATACGACTCGTATCGACCGCACCGTACCGGGCCTGATCGAACTGGCGGATGCCGGGGCGAAACTGGTGGTAATTACGCATTTCGGTCGTCCCAAAGGTGCGCGCGTCCCGGAAATGAGCCTTAAACCGGTTGCCGATGCCCTTGCCAAGCAGATTGGCCGTCCGGTGAAGTTTGCGGATGACTGCATCGGTGACGCAGCGGCAAGCGTGGTCAACAGCCTGAAAGACGGCGAGATCGCCCTTCTGGAAAACCTGCGTTACCACGCCGAAGAAGAAAAGAACGACCCGGCCTTTGTTGCTGAGCTGGCAAAACTTGGCGATATGTATGTCAATGACGCGTTTTCCTGTGCGCACCGTGCACATGCCTCGACCGAGGGTCTGGCACGCGCGCTTCCGGCCTATGCCGGTCGTCTGATGCAGGCTGAGCTTGAAGCGCTTGGCAATGCACTGGAAGCACCGAAGCATCCGGTGATGGCGATTGTTGGCGGTGCGAAGATTTCCACCAAGCTTGATCTGCTGGGCAACCTTGTTGCCAAGGTCGATCAGCTGGTGATTGGCGGTGGCATGGCCAACACCTTCCTGGCAGCCAAGGGTGTCAATGTTGGCAAGTCCCTGTGCGAGCATGACCTGCTTGATACCGCGCGTGAGATTTTCAAAAAGGCCGAAGCCGCCAATTGCGAAATCGTCCTGCCGGTCGATGGTCTGGTGGCCAAGGAATTTGCCGCCAACGCGCCGCATGACGTTTGCGACATCAACGACGTCGCAGCAGACGGCATGATCCTTGATGCCGGTCCGGCAACCATCGAAGACCTGAACAAGCGTCTTGAGACTTGTGAAACGCTGGTCTGGAACGGCCCGTTGGGTGCGTTTGAAATTACCCCGTTTGACACCGCAACCGTTTCGGTCGCCCAGCATGCCGCGGAACTGACCAAGGCCGGCAAGCTTCTGTCGGTTGCAGGCGGTGGCGACACAGTCGCAGCCCTGCGTCATGCCGATTCCGATCAGGCATTTTCCTATGTCTCGACCGCGGGTGGTGCGTTCCTGGAATGGCTGGAAGGCAAAACCCTTCCGGGTGTGGCAGCCCTTCGCGCCGGCTAA
- a CDS encoding methyltransferase domain-containing protein encodes MSNTHWDPARYGLFGNERLRPAIDLISRLPKPASGFSPRHIVDLGCGPGSVTALLADAYGSSDPDGPRITGVDSSDEMLETARKRGENITWQRADIADWQPDAPVDLLFSNAALHWVPDHSKLFPHLLEHLRPGGIIAIQVPNNFLAPSYQLIGEAGMDWRKEVATAMHAARIMRPGDYFDVLTPACDEVDLWQTQYCHVLTGPDAVYNWTSSTILRPVMDALPDDEARAKFTAKYKERLNQVYPPRDDGRTLFPFNRLFMIARKKSA; translated from the coding sequence ATGAGCAATACACACTGGGATCCTGCCCGTTACGGTCTGTTTGGCAATGAACGCCTGCGACCGGCCATCGATCTGATTTCGCGTTTGCCCAAACCGGCAAGCGGGTTTTCACCCCGTCATATTGTCGACCTAGGCTGTGGCCCGGGTTCGGTAACGGCACTGCTTGCCGACGCATATGGATCCAGCGATCCTGACGGACCGCGCATCACCGGTGTTGATTCGTCTGACGAAATGCTTGAAACCGCGCGCAAGCGGGGTGAAAATATCACCTGGCAAAGGGCCGACATCGCCGACTGGCAACCGGACGCGCCAGTTGATCTGCTGTTTTCCAATGCGGCCCTGCACTGGGTGCCCGATCACTCAAAGCTGTTTCCGCACCTTCTTGAACATCTTCGCCCCGGCGGCATCATTGCCATTCAGGTGCCCAACAATTTCCTGGCGCCCAGCTACCAGTTGATCGGCGAAGCCGGCATGGACTGGCGCAAGGAAGTGGCAACCGCCATGCATGCGGCCCGCATCATGCGCCCGGGTGATTATTTCGATGTGCTGACACCTGCATGTGATGAAGTCGACCTTTGGCAAACCCAATATTGTCACGTGCTGACCGGGCCAGATGCGGTCTATAACTGGACCAGTTCAACCATCCTGCGTCCGGTCATGGATGCCCTGCCCGATGACGAAGCGCGCGCAAAATTCACTGCGAAATACAAGGAGCGGCTTAATCAGGTCTATCCGCCACGCGATGACGGACGTACCCTGTTTCCGTTCAATCGCCTGTTCATGATCGCCCGCAAGAAGTCCGCCTGA
- a CDS encoding cbb3-type cytochrome c oxidase subunit 3, translating to MEFFTQLADFFRPLWGLWLMLLFGAIIAWVMWPSKKRNKDMESHAQIPFRDQD from the coding sequence ATGGAATTCTTTACGCAACTCGCTGACTTTTTCCGCCCTCTGTGGGGTCTGTGGCTGATGCTGCTGTTCGGCGCGATTATTGCCTGGGTCATGTGGCCAAGCAAAAAGCGCAACAAGGACATGGAATCGCATGCGCAGATCCCCTTCCGGGATCAGGATTGA